From the genome of Halorussus caseinilyticus, one region includes:
- a CDS encoding KaiC domain-containing protein, which yields MTDDDWFERALREDERESDGADDESADSSSATDPETEQARQDPEVADLELAGTEPADSEGFADAPEFTAEADAEGVDSEGESGGFDSAEGPDGFDTANDSGEFGMDGTDAAPPSESGESPAGDSPTSDPADESSGDDSSADASQTGGFADADPYDADEDDEDLFDEDFASAFESAPGGGAGPASGDGPGGDSGGGFDAGGGEFGMGGDEGFGGFGGESFESEEFDDEEFESSIPRIDLGIEGLDDMIQGGVPRRSLVTTIGSAGTGKTTFGLQFLHEALEQGENAVFITLEESHDRIVNTATEKGWDFDEYEEKGQLAVIDLDPIEMANSLTSIRNDLPRLVEQFGATRLVLDSVSLLEMMYDDQSTRRNEVYDFTKSLKEAGVTTMLTSEASEDNAYASRHGIIEYLVDAVFILRYIRSTDDFRETRLAVEIQKIRDANHSREIKPYSITNEGISVYRQANIF from the coding sequence GTGACCGACGACGACTGGTTCGAGCGCGCGCTCCGGGAGGACGAGAGAGAGAGCGATGGCGCGGACGACGAGTCCGCGGACTCGTCGTCCGCGACCGACCCGGAGACCGAACAAGCGCGGCAGGACCCGGAGGTGGCCGACCTCGAACTCGCCGGGACCGAACCGGCCGACTCCGAGGGTTTCGCGGACGCACCGGAGTTCACCGCTGAAGCCGACGCCGAGGGCGTCGATTCCGAAGGCGAGAGCGGAGGCTTCGATTCCGCCGAGGGACCCGATGGCTTCGACACGGCGAACGACTCCGGGGAGTTCGGCATGGATGGAACCGACGCCGCCCCTCCGAGCGAGTCCGGCGAGTCGCCCGCGGGCGACTCGCCGACGAGCGACCCGGCCGACGAGTCGTCGGGCGACGACTCGTCGGCGGATGCCTCACAGACCGGTGGCTTCGCCGACGCCGACCCCTACGACGCCGACGAGGACGACGAGGACCTCTTCGATGAGGACTTCGCCAGCGCCTTCGAGAGCGCACCGGGCGGCGGGGCGGGACCAGCGTCCGGCGACGGACCGGGCGGCGACTCGGGCGGTGGCTTCGACGCGGGCGGCGGCGAGTTCGGCATGGGTGGCGACGAGGGCTTCGGCGGGTTCGGCGGCGAATCGTTCGAGAGCGAGGAGTTCGACGACGAGGAGTTCGAGTCGTCGATTCCGCGCATCGACCTCGGAATCGAGGGTCTCGACGACATGATTCAGGGCGGGGTCCCCCGCCGGTCGCTCGTCACGACCATCGGGTCGGCCGGGACCGGCAAGACGACGTTCGGTCTCCAGTTCCTCCACGAGGCCCTCGAACAGGGCGAGAACGCGGTGTTCATCACCCTCGAAGAGAGCCACGACCGCATCGTCAACACCGCGACCGAGAAAGGCTGGGACTTCGACGAGTACGAGGAAAAGGGCCAACTCGCGGTCATCGACTTGGACCCCATCGAGATGGCCAACAGCCTCACCTCCATCCGCAACGACCTGCCGCGACTGGTCGAGCAGTTCGGCGCGACCCGCCTCGTGCTGGACTCGGTGTCGCTGTTGGAGATGATGTACGACGACCAATCGACCCGCCGCAACGAGGTCTACGACTTCACCAAGAGTCTGAAAGAGGCCGGGGTGACGACCATGCTCACCAGCGAGGCCAGCGAGGACAACGCCTACGCCTCCCGGCACGGCATCATCGAGTACCTCGTGGACGCCGTGTTCATCCTGCGGTACATCCGGAGTACCGACGACTTCCGGGAGACCCGACTCGCGGTCGAAATCCAGAAGATTCGGGACGCGAACCACTCCCGCGAGATAAAGCCCTACTCCATCACGAACGAGGGCATCAGCGTCTACCGGCAGGCGAACATCTTCTAG
- a CDS encoding NAD(+)/NADH kinase has translation MRVGIVAQKGNARAAFLAEQIRETLPDEVTVRLDAATAERLDGGGYPVEEMDACDLVVSIGGDGTFLFAARGAEATPILGVNLGEVGFLNGVAPDDAVETVEAVVAGYRETDTIPSREVPRLRADGGDWSVHPALNEIVVQGPQRGHGKGLDYEVRVGGRVFTSGRGDGVLVSTPTGSTAYNLSEGGPLVHPETDALVVTEMCAAESMPPLAIPGDSEVEIRATGAEFGYVSADSTRERFEMPETVRVRPAEEPTRIAEPSSDFFRALGKLD, from the coding sequence ATGAGAGTCGGCATCGTTGCCCAGAAGGGGAACGCCCGCGCCGCGTTTCTGGCCGAACAGATACGCGAAACGTTACCCGACGAGGTGACGGTTCGACTGGACGCCGCGACCGCCGAGCGGTTGGACGGCGGGGGCTACCCCGTCGAGGAGATGGACGCCTGCGACCTCGTGGTCTCCATCGGCGGCGACGGCACCTTCCTCTTCGCGGCCCGCGGCGCGGAGGCGACGCCGATTTTGGGCGTCAACCTCGGCGAGGTCGGCTTCCTCAACGGCGTCGCACCCGACGATGCGGTCGAGACGGTCGAAGCGGTCGTCGCGGGCTATCGGGAGACCGATACGATTCCCTCGCGGGAGGTGCCCAGACTCCGGGCCGACGGCGGCGACTGGTCGGTCCACCCGGCGCTGAACGAAATCGTCGTCCAAGGGCCACAGCGAGGCCACGGCAAGGGACTCGACTACGAGGTCCGCGTGGGCGGCCGGGTCTTCACCTCGGGACGCGGCGACGGCGTGTTGGTCTCGACCCCCACCGGAAGCACGGCGTACAACTTGAGTGAGGGCGGTCCTCTCGTCCATCCCGAGACCGACGCGCTCGTCGTCACGGAGATGTGTGCCGCCGAGTCGATGCCGCCGCTGGCGATTCCGGGCGACAGCGAAGTCGAGATTCGGGCGACGGGCGCTGAGTTCGGCTACGTCAGCGCCGACAGCACCCGAGAGCGATTCGAGATGCCCGAGACGGTCCGGGTGCGCCCGGCCGAGGAACCCACTCGCATCGCCGAACCCTCTAGCGACTTCTTCCGGGCGCTCGGAAAGCTGGACTGA
- the phoU gene encoding phosphate signaling complex protein PhoU — MARTDYQNQLESLRESILRMGERVVSRLRFALEALDRQDHELAWDVIDGDEEINRRYLELEGECIDLLALQQPVAGDLRFVAASFKITTDLERVGDLAVNIGEYALYADREVFAEVDVRALGERAVEMVETALAAYADADTEACVALADRDADLDAACERASETVVRHLIETELPDGADDEEVELLLQDVSRVLLTVRDLERVGDHAVNVAARTLYMAESDDRLIG; from the coding sequence ATGGCTCGAACCGACTACCAGAACCAACTCGAATCGCTCCGCGAGAGCATCCTCCGGATGGGCGAGCGCGTCGTCTCCCGTCTGCGGTTCGCGCTCGAAGCCCTAGACCGGCAGGACCACGAACTCGCGTGGGACGTTATCGACGGCGACGAGGAGATAAACCGGCGGTACCTCGAACTGGAGGGCGAGTGCATCGACTTGCTGGCGCTCCAGCAACCCGTCGCGGGCGACCTGCGGTTCGTCGCGGCGTCGTTCAAAATAACGACCGATCTCGAACGCGTCGGCGACTTGGCGGTCAACATCGGCGAGTACGCCCTGTACGCCGACCGGGAGGTGTTCGCCGAGGTGGACGTTCGCGCGCTCGGCGAGCGAGCCGTCGAGATGGTCGAGACGGCGCTGGCGGCCTACGCCGACGCCGACACCGAGGCCTGTGTCGCGCTGGCCGACCGTGACGCGGACCTCGACGCGGCGTGCGAGCGCGCGAGCGAAACCGTCGTCCGCCACCTCATCGAGACCGAACTCCCCGACGGGGCCGACGACGAGGAAGTCGAACTGCTCTTACAGGACGTGTCGCGGGTGTTGCTCACGGTCCGGGACTTGGAGCGCGTCGGTGACCACGCGGTCAACGTCGCGGCCCGAACGCTCTACATGGCCGAGAGCGACGACCGACTCATCGGGTGA
- the pstA gene encoding phosphate ABC transporter permease PstA, with product MSYETSELVADESSLAERVAAGVVGLNVLSVILGFAAIFQWTEVESEFFGVTLFNLYGASLVLTGLGVVALGFASRADLVETTPDRSAGLLTGALFGLVGVVAGGLFASQTLGLGAVGWLPAALVVGVGVGAVTVLPREDVGSTLPVGALSVLVGALFLLDVFTTEWEWAPEGFSATFTGPVVGPVLTIFAGLVCAWAAAKAHEGFGTRGRQAGAYLLVGLNAFGMLGVLLLLIVFVVGKGWSRMVEGVEIGLFSEPAFWFHVPGLDQYLIFEIPGVWFYWPFTMNGYSLSSDVMNGVLPSIVGTVWLVVGAVLFAVPLGVGAAVFLTEYAEQGGFTRAVEIATNGLWSTPSIVYGLFGYAFLVPRLGNTTSLMAGQLVLGFMLLPLVLITSREAIKTVPDEYRDASAALGVSQWETIKSVVVPAAMPGVITGVILGVGRIAGETAPILLVATGNLRASGGPQVLSSFRFTSSPPFVANPALLDSISALPYKLYATITAGVVSSDPAFGWATALVLLVVVLSFYAVGIASRIYFRRKLEQ from the coding sequence ATGAGCTACGAGACCAGCGAACTAGTCGCCGACGAATCGTCGCTCGCCGAACGAGTCGCCGCGGGCGTCGTCGGTCTCAACGTCCTGTCGGTGATTCTGGGCTTCGCGGCCATCTTCCAGTGGACCGAAGTCGAGAGCGAGTTCTTCGGCGTGACGCTGTTCAACCTCTACGGCGCGAGTCTCGTCCTGACGGGTCTCGGCGTCGTCGCCCTCGGGTTCGCGTCGCGTGCCGACCTCGTGGAGACGACGCCCGACCGGAGCGCCGGACTGCTCACCGGCGCGCTGTTCGGTCTCGTCGGCGTCGTGGCGGGCGGTCTCTTCGCGTCCCAGACGCTCGGTCTCGGCGCCGTCGGGTGGCTTCCCGCGGCGCTGGTCGTCGGCGTCGGCGTCGGCGCGGTGACGGTCCTGCCCCGTGAAGACGTGGGTTCGACGCTCCCCGTGGGCGCGCTGTCGGTCCTCGTCGGCGCGCTGTTTCTGCTCGACGTGTTCACCACCGAGTGGGAGTGGGCACCCGAGGGCTTCTCGGCCACCTTCACCGGTCCCGTCGTCGGCCCGGTGTTGACAATCTTCGCGGGACTCGTCTGCGCGTGGGCGGCCGCGAAGGCCCACGAGGGGTTCGGGACCCGCGGGCGACAGGCCGGGGCCTACCTGCTCGTCGGCCTGAACGCCTTCGGGATGCTCGGCGTCCTGCTCTTGCTCATCGTCTTCGTCGTCGGCAAAGGCTGGTCGCGGATGGTCGAAGGCGTCGAAATCGGCCTGTTCAGCGAACCCGCCTTCTGGTTCCACGTCCCCGGTCTCGACCAGTATCTCATCTTCGAGATTCCCGGCGTCTGGTTCTACTGGCCGTTCACCATGAACGGCTACTCGCTGTCGAGCGACGTGATGAACGGCGTCCTGCCCTCCATCGTCGGCACGGTGTGGCTGGTCGTCGGCGCGGTGCTGTTCGCGGTTCCGCTGGGCGTCGGCGCGGCGGTGTTCCTCACCGAGTACGCCGAACAGGGCGGATTCACCCGAGCGGTCGAGATTGCGACCAACGGCCTGTGGAGTACGCCGAGCATCGTCTACGGCCTGTTCGGGTACGCCTTCCTCGTCCCGCGCCTCGGCAACACCACGTCGCTGATGGCGGGTCAGTTGGTGCTTGGCTTCATGCTCCTTCCGCTGGTCCTCATCACCAGTCGTGAGGCCATCAAGACGGTGCCCGACGAGTACCGGGACGCGAGCGCGGCGCTCGGCGTCAGCCAGTGGGAGACGATAAAGAGCGTCGTCGTCCCGGCGGCGATGCCCGGCGTCATCACGGGCGTCATCCTCGGCGTCGGCCGCATCGCGGGCGAGACGGCCCCGATTCTGCTGGTGGCGACCGGGAACCTGCGGGCCAGCGGCGGCCCGCAGGTGCTGTCGTCGTTCCGGTTCACGTCGAGTCCGCCGTTCGTGGCGAACCCGGCGCTGTTGGACAGCATCAGCGCCCTGCCGTACAAACTCTACGCGACCATCACCGCGGGCGTCGTGAGTTCGGACCCGGCGTTCGGGTGGGCCACCGCGCTGGTGCTTCTGGTGGTCGTGCTGTCGTTCTACGCGGTCGGCATCGCGTCTCGAATCTACTTCCGGAGGAAACTCGAACAATGA
- the mptA gene encoding GTP cyclohydrolase MptA, translated as MEEQLPDVQASEPDVTVGLNRVGVTGVKKLVELARPDKRPIVLTAEFEVLVDLPSWRKGADMSRNMEVIDEILEDAVSEPTYRVEDVCGDAAERLLDKHDYTSKAEVRMEAEYMIKDRTPESDRPTQATADIIAGATATDEGTREEIGARVTGMTVCPCSQGMMGQTAREKLEDLGVGEEEVREFLQEVPQAGHSQRGHATLTVESDGAPEANLNELIEIARDSMSARIYNLAKRPDEDHMTFEAHANAKFVEDCVRDMAEGVVSEFTDLPDDAVVTMKQSNDESIHQHNAHAERVAEMETLREELDDD; from the coding sequence ATGGAAGAGCAACTGCCGGACGTACAAGCCTCCGAACCGGACGTGACCGTGGGGCTGAACCGCGTCGGCGTGACCGGCGTCAAGAAGCTAGTCGAACTCGCCCGCCCCGACAAGCGCCCAATCGTGCTGACCGCGGAGTTCGAGGTGCTGGTGGACCTCCCGAGTTGGCGCAAGGGCGCGGACATGAGTCGGAACATGGAGGTCATCGACGAGATTCTCGAAGACGCGGTGAGCGAACCAACCTACCGCGTCGAGGACGTGTGCGGCGACGCCGCCGAGCGACTCCTCGACAAGCACGACTACACCTCGAAGGCGGAGGTCCGGATGGAAGCCGAGTACATGATAAAGGACCGCACGCCCGAGAGCGACCGGCCCACCCAAGCCACCGCCGACATCATCGCCGGAGCGACGGCGACGGACGAGGGGACCCGCGAGGAAATCGGTGCCCGCGTCACCGGCATGACGGTGTGTCCCTGCTCGCAGGGGATGATGGGCCAGACCGCCCGCGAGAAACTGGAGGACCTCGGCGTCGGCGAGGAGGAGGTCCGGGAGTTCCTGCAGGAGGTCCCGCAGGCGGGCCACTCCCAGCGAGGCCACGCCACCCTCACCGTCGAGAGCGACGGCGCGCCCGAGGCGAACCTGAACGAACTCATCGAAATCGCCCGCGACTCGATGAGCGCCCGCATCTACAACCTCGCCAAGCGCCCCGACGAAGACCACATGACCTTCGAGGCCCACGCCAACGCGAAGTTCGTGGAGGACTGCGTGCGCGACATGGCCGAGGGCGTGGTCTCGGAGTTCACCGACCTGCCCGACGACGCCGTGGTGACGATGAAACAGAGCAACGACGAGTCCATCCACCAGCACAACGCCCACGCCGAGCGAGTCGCCGAGATGGAGACGCTCCGCGAGGAACTCGACGACGACTGA
- the pstB gene encoding phosphate ABC transporter ATP-binding protein PstB, producing the protein MSNAEFKRSEQAGEQAESQQTTVSGESQEQLEDEWVEYDFAGAPKISVEDLDVFYGDDHAIHSVSMDIPENSVTALIGPSGCGKSTFLRCLNRMNDRINSARVDGSVEIDNEEIYQDGVNLVELRKRVGMVFQAPNPFPKSIRDNIAYGPRKHGDINDGLLDRLLGRADSEKEDELVERSLKQAALWEEVSDRLDDNALGLSGGQQQRLCIGRCLAVDPEVILMDEPASALDPIATAKIEDLIEELSKDYTVVVVTHNMQQAARISDQTAVFLTGGDLVEYGETDQIFENPNSQRVEDYITGKFG; encoded by the coding sequence ATGAGCAACGCAGAATTCAAACGGAGCGAGCAAGCGGGCGAACAGGCCGAGAGCCAACAGACCACCGTCAGCGGCGAGAGTCAAGAGCAACTCGAAGACGAGTGGGTGGAGTACGACTTCGCGGGCGCGCCCAAGATTTCGGTCGAGGACTTGGACGTGTTCTACGGCGACGACCACGCCATCCACTCGGTGTCGATGGACATCCCCGAGAACAGCGTGACCGCGCTCATCGGTCCGTCGGGGTGCGGGAAGTCCACCTTCCTGCGGTGTCTCAACCGGATGAACGACCGCATCAACTCGGCGCGGGTCGATGGCTCGGTCGAAATCGACAACGAGGAAATCTATCAGGACGGCGTGAACCTCGTGGAACTGCGCAAGCGCGTCGGCATGGTGTTTCAGGCCCCGAATCCCTTCCCGAAGTCGATTCGGGACAACATCGCCTACGGCCCGCGCAAGCACGGCGACATCAACGACGGCCTGCTCGACAGACTGCTCGGACGGGCCGACTCCGAGAAGGAAGACGAACTGGTCGAACGCTCGCTGAAGCAGGCGGCGCTCTGGGAAGAGGTCAGCGACCGACTCGACGACAACGCCCTCGGCCTGTCCGGAGGCCAACAACAGCGTCTGTGCATCGGGCGGTGTCTCGCGGTTGACCCCGAAGTCATCCTGATGGACGAGCCCGCCTCCGCGCTCGACCCCATCGCCACCGCCAAAATCGAGGACCTCATCGAGGAACTCTCGAAGGACTACACCGTGGTCGTCGTCACCCACAACATGCAACAGGCCGCCCGCATCTCCGACCAGACCGCCGTCTTCCTCACCGGCGGGGACCTCGTGGAGTACGGCGAGACCGACCAAATCTTCGAGAACCCCAACAGCCAGCGCGTCGAAGACTACATCACGGGCAAGTTCGGATGA
- the pstC gene encoding phosphate ABC transporter permease subunit PstC produces the protein MIGSVATRVRSARTTVEDMDRGAQFVDGVAVASVLGALLTFLVAPAYTVFPLVTFFAVVTYGWKSHQANTAKLLMFLMTASTIVILGLISVYLILRSVPVFQAMGLDLILRTEQPLWSTSEGVYSLVPMMWGTLVTTILAMAIAGPLGVAGALFISEIAPGWAREVIKPGIEILAGVPSIVYGFIGYVIINTYMMEEFELANFGSLFAAALVIGVMALPTVVSVAEDAIGSVPESMKSGSLALGATDWQTIKSVTIPASFSGVSAAVLLGVGRAVGETMAVTVMLPHQQILPDPIYDVFKGTETLTSVIAGQYGVASGNQMSALFAAGVVLFVTVLGLSIASQLVEAHMERKLGGSQ, from the coding sequence ATGATAGGAAGCGTCGCCACCCGCGTTCGGTCCGCTCGCACCACCGTAGAGGACATGGACCGCGGGGCGCAGTTCGTAGACGGTGTAGCCGTCGCCTCCGTCCTCGGCGCACTGCTGACGTTCCTCGTCGCGCCCGCGTACACGGTGTTCCCACTCGTGACGTTCTTCGCCGTCGTCACCTACGGGTGGAAGTCCCATCAGGCCAACACCGCGAAACTGCTGATGTTCCTGATGACGGCTTCGACTATCGTCATCCTCGGTCTCATCTCCGTCTACCTCATCCTGCGTTCGGTCCCGGTGTTTCAGGCGATGGGACTCGACCTGATTCTCCGCACCGAACAGCCCCTGTGGAGTACCAGCGAGGGCGTCTACTCGCTGGTGCCGATGATGTGGGGGACGCTCGTGACGACGATACTGGCGATGGCCATCGCCGGACCCCTCGGCGTGGCCGGAGCGCTGTTCATCAGCGAAATCGCACCGGGGTGGGCGCGCGAGGTCATCAAACCCGGCATCGAGATTCTGGCGGGCGTCCCGTCCATCGTCTACGGGTTCATCGGCTACGTCATCATCAACACGTACATGATGGAGGAATTCGAGTTGGCGAACTTCGGAAGCCTGTTCGCGGCGGCGCTGGTCATCGGCGTGATGGCCCTGCCGACCGTTGTTTCGGTCGCCGAGGACGCCATCGGGAGCGTGCCCGAGTCGATGAAAAGCGGGTCGCTGGCGCTCGGCGCGACCGACTGGCAGACCATCAAGAGCGTCACCATTCCGGCGTCGTTCTCGGGCGTCTCGGCCGCGGTTCTGCTCGGGGTCGGCCGGGCAGTCGGCGAGACGATGGCCGTGACCGTGATGTTGCCCCACCAGCAGATTCTCCCCGACCCCATCTACGACGTGTTCAAGGGGACCGAGACGCTCACCAGCGTCATCGCGGGCCAGTACGGTGTCGCCTCGGGCAACCAGATGTCGGCGCTGTTCGCGGCCGGGGTCGTCCTGTTCGTGACCGTCCTCGGACTCAGTATCGCCTCGCAACTGGTGGAAGCGCACATGGAGCGTAAACTCGGAGGGAGCCAATGA
- a CDS encoding PstS family phosphate ABC transporter substrate-binding protein, with product MRERPSVDRRTVLLGGGTAIASLAGCISTSPTPPGNRGETTAASDDSGSDDSSSDQLKAGGSSTVYPITSKAASVWSSNPPADDEEYWGPNEYGIQTDERLATYWASKYGFEGDGTAPPFKVTVGLSHSGTGLEKLKNGLVDIGNASAPVSAELPDLSEEELEKFTNHVVGVDAQPIVLSKEVYEAGVEKLTAEQVRKIYTGEIENWSEIDAYTGEDKEIQAVGRAEGSGTDTAFRTNMLGGPDASMSGVDVRKGQNQQVKTIVSRSNNAVAYMALAFVTDEVAAVKLEFDGKVYEPGKNLADENYPLSRDLHCYTYDGTSEMEAAFLRMLVSEFGQESFVKPSGYAKLTQKRRENQLGKLPDPK from the coding sequence ATGCGGGAAAGACCCTCTGTAGACCGTCGCACCGTTCTCCTCGGAGGGGGTACCGCCATCGCATCGCTAGCTGGTTGTATCAGCACGAGTCCGACGCCACCCGGTAATCGGGGGGAGACGACTGCCGCGTCCGACGATTCGGGTTCCGACGACTCGTCTTCCGACCAGTTGAAAGCGGGCGGTTCCTCGACGGTGTATCCGATAACGAGCAAAGCCGCGTCGGTGTGGAGTTCCAACCCACCCGCCGACGACGAAGAGTACTGGGGTCCGAACGAGTACGGCATCCAGACCGACGAGCGACTGGCTACCTACTGGGCCAGCAAGTACGGGTTCGAGGGCGACGGGACCGCCCCGCCGTTCAAAGTCACCGTCGGTCTGAGCCACTCGGGAACTGGTCTCGAAAAGCTGAAAAACGGTCTCGTGGACATCGGCAACGCGAGCGCGCCCGTCTCGGCGGAACTCCCGGACCTGAGCGAGGAGGAACTAGAGAAGTTCACCAATCACGTCGTGGGAGTAGACGCCCAACCCATCGTCCTCAGTAAGGAGGTCTACGAGGCGGGCGTCGAGAAGCTGACCGCCGAACAGGTCCGGAAGATATACACTGGTGAAATCGAGAACTGGTCGGAAATCGACGCTTACACTGGCGAAGACAAGGAGATTCAGGCGGTGGGTCGCGCCGAAGGTTCGGGTACCGACACCGCGTTTCGGACCAACATGCTCGGCGGTCCCGACGCGTCGATGTCCGGCGTGGACGTGCGCAAGGGCCAGAACCAGCAGGTCAAGACCATCGTCTCCCGGTCGAACAACGCCGTCGCGTACATGGCACTGGCGTTCGTCACGGACGAAGTTGCGGCCGTCAAACTGGAGTTCGACGGCAAAGTGTACGAACCCGGAAAGAACCTCGCGGACGAGAACTATCCGCTGTCGCGTGACCTCCACTGTTACACCTACGACGGCACCTCGGAGATGGAGGCCGCGTTCCTTCGGATGCTCGTCAGCGAGTTCGGACAGGAGAGCTTCGTCAAACCGTCGGGCTACGCGAAACTCACCCAGAAACGCCGCGAGAACCAACTCGGAAAGCTTCCCGACCCCAAATGA
- a CDS encoding alpha/beta hydrolase produces the protein MHSEDLPLPGTRDVRATLDAPDDADPDAAVVACPPHPQHRGHRGDPRLTAVSEALVESGVACLRFDYGDWDEGYGEREDARNALRWARDRYDRVGVFGFSFGGAIGTLAAATVDPQPDALALLAPASRLTADLDAAAALADVTAPVQVVYGTRDDTADWRPLVERADELGHETVEMSADHFFVGQHGKVADSVGRFLVKNLR, from the coding sequence ATGCACTCCGAAGACCTGCCGCTCCCCGGAACCAGAGACGTGCGAGCGACCCTCGACGCGCCCGACGACGCCGACCCGGACGCCGCAGTGGTCGCCTGCCCGCCTCACCCTCAACACCGAGGACATCGCGGCGACCCGCGCCTGACGGCCGTGAGCGAGGCGCTGGTCGAGTCGGGAGTCGCCTGCCTCCGGTTCGACTACGGCGACTGGGACGAGGGGTACGGCGAACGCGAGGACGCCCGCAACGCCCTCCGGTGGGCGCGCGACCGGTACGACCGCGTGGGCGTCTTCGGGTTCAGTTTCGGCGGCGCGATTGGGACCCTCGCGGCGGCCACGGTGGACCCGCAACCCGACGCCCTCGCTCTGCTCGCGCCAGCGTCCCGGTTGACGGCGGACCTCGACGCGGCGGCGGCGCTCGCGGACGTGACGGCCCCGGTGCAGGTCGTCTACGGCACCCGCGACGACACCGCCGACTGGCGACCGCTGGTCGAACGCGCCGACGAGTTGGGCCACGAGACGGTCGAGATGAGCGCCGACCACTTCTTCGTCGGTCAGCACGGGAAAGTCGCCGATTCGGTCGGTCGGTTCTTGGTGAAGAACCTGCGGTAG